The following DNA comes from Tunturibacter psychrotolerans.
GGAACCTTACGCAGCAGCGTAAGCAGTTCGTCATTTAGGTTTTCCACGACATGACTTTGGACGATTTGGGTTTGTTCGCTCATCGGGTTATTGGTTAGGTTGCCTTTCAAAGTGTTGCCAGATATTGGTGCACAAACTGAATTGCGATGGAACCTTCGCCAACGGCGGAGGCGCATCGTTTGACCGAGTTGAATCGTACATCGCCGGCGACAAAGATGCCGGGAACGCTTGTCTCGAGCAGGTAGGGATCGCGCTCCAGCTTCCATGACTTGGGCGACTGCGTCTTCAGATCCGGACCGGCGAGGATAAATCCCTTGCTATCGCGGCAAAGCTCCGCCGGCATCCAGTCCGTCTTTGGAGCCGCGCCGATAAAGATGAACAGGGAACTGGCCTGACGGGCCTCTTCACCACGTGGCGTCCTCAAGGTCAGGCACTCCAGGTGGCTATCTCCGCCCATCCCGATAACCTCGGTTCCAGTCTCGACCGTGATGTTCGGTGTCGCCTCAATCTGGTCGATCAGATATTTGGACATACTGCTTTCGAGCGACTTCCCGCGCACCAGCATGTGAACATGATCGGCATAACGGGAGAAATGCATAGCCGCCTGGCCTGCCGAGTTTGCCCCGCCGACGATGTAGACAATCTCTTCCTTGCACGACATCGCCTCGGTCAGCGCCGCGCCATAGTAAACGCCGGCCCCGCTCAGCTTATCGGCTCCTGGCACATCCAGCTTGCAGTAGTCGACCCCGGTCGCCAGCAGGCAGACGTGACACGTGACCTCCTGCCCGTCCGCCATCGTAACAACGCGGTACTGGTTCTCCGAGCGAATACAGGAGACCGTCTGGGTCAGAAACTCCGCTCCCAGCCGATTGGCCTGGAGATAAGCTCGTTTCGCCAGCTCCGCCCCGCTCAATCCCTCCGGAAAGCCAAGATAGTTCTCAATCTTCGAGCTCGAGCCAGCCTGCCCACCCGGAGCCGCAGCCTCGATCACCAGTGTCCGAAGCCCCTCAGATGCCCCGTAGACGCCCGCAGCGAGTCCCGCAGGCCCCGCGCCTACCACGACCACGTCGTAGAACTCCTGCTGCGCCTGAGTCCGTAGACCCACCTTATTGGCCATCTCGGTCGAAGTGGGCTGCACCAGCGCGGTGCCGTCTCCAAACAGGATGACCGGCAGCTTGGTATCGTCGATGCCTTTGTCCTTCAGCAACGCCAGCGCATCTGGATTTGTCTCTGGGTTCATCCACTGGTAAGGAATGCGGTTGCGCGAAAGAAAGTCTCGAACGGCGTGGTCCATCGCCGACCACCGGACGCCGACCACCCGAATTCCTTCAAACGGAGGTCTGTACCCCTCCTTCCAGCTCTCCAGCAGGTCGTCCAGCACGGGATAAAGCTTCTCTTCCGGCGGATCCCAGGGCTTGTTCAGGTAGTAGTGAATCTTGGCCGAATTGATGGCGCGAATAGCCGCTTCGGTATCCGCATACGCAGTCAGCAAAACACGCTTGGCATTCGGATAGATGCACAGAGCTTGTTGCAGAAAGTCGACCCCGGTCATTCCCGGCATACGCTGGTCAGAAAGAAAAAGCGCAACGATATCTTTCCGCTCCTGCAGCTGGCGGCAGATATCCAGGGCAGCACCGCCGGACGCAGCACGGACGATGCGGTAGTCCTGGCCGTAGTGCCGACGCAGGTCCTGGACCACCGCTTCCAGTACGCTGGTGTCGTCGTCGATAGCTAGCAAAATTGGCTTAGGCATATCCCTTTATACTTCGAAGACGTGGTTCGAGACACCCCACGTACAATTCGATTAGCTCAAATGCCCGCAAGGTTCAGAAAGTTATGGCCGGTAAGGCTCGATTCATGCCGCAAAAGTGGCATCGACGGTCCAAAAGCTGTCCGAATTGCAGACAATGCCTCGTCTCCGCTGCAGTCCACCGATAAGGGAATAGCCAGGGCGATTGCGACGTTTGCTCCCGGCAGGAGACCACGACACTTATGAACCGAATTATTCTCGCTGATAATCAGGCGATCTTCCGTGCAGGCGCGGCCAGAACGCTGTCGCTCGAGGAAGACATGCGGATCGTTGCCCAGTGTGAGGACGTGCCGAAGCTCTTTGTCGCCATCGACGGCCTGCGCGGCTCGGTCGTGCTGCTCTCCTCCAGTCTGCGCCTCGAACTGAAGGATCTCTTCGCCCGCACCCAGGCCGCAGGTAGTCGCACCGTTCTGGTCGCCGAAAACTCCGAACTTGTGCCCGAGGAGGTAGCTGCGCTCTTCGACGGAATCCTCCATCGCAACGTCGGCGGAAGCGTCTTGATCGACTGCATCCGCCGCGTCGCTCGTGGCCAGCGTTTTGTGCAGCGCGCCAACGTCACCACTATGCAATCCTCCGACAGCGTCGGCACCCGCGTCCGCGACCGCTTGACCCCCAAGGAGATGCAGATCGTCGCGCTGATCGTTCAGGGCTGTAAAAACAAGGACATCGCCCAGCAGCTCGGTACCAAGGAGCAGGTCATCAAGAACTATCTCCGCAGCATCTACGACAAGTCGGGCGTCTCCGACCGGCTCGAGCTGGCTCTCTTCACCATCCACCATCGTGTCCTGGCCGAAGCAGCCGCCAAGGCCGGACATCTTATTCAGATGAAATCTGCCTGAAAAGAAAAGTCCTGCCGGACGGGCCCGCTACGCGCGGGGCGGTCACTTCGTGACATGTCTACCTTAAAAAAAAGTCCTCCCGTTGGTCGGAAAGATAACGCCGACCAACGGGAGGCCCTATGCCGCTCATCTGCCAAGACCGGTACACAAGTCACGAAGTGACCGCCCTCCGCGCAGGAGGCCCCGTCTGGCAGGACACCATCTCTTACATCCCCATCTGCTCCGATTGCTTTTCAGCCGCCGGGCTAGCATGACCAATCTTCTCCGCGATGCTCTTGGCCTGCGTAAACAGCAGCAGATAATCCGGTCCGCCCGCCTTCGAATCGGTGCCGCTCATATTGAACCCACCGAACGGGTGAGCCCCCACCATCGCGCCCGTGCACTTCCGGTTGAAGTACAAATTGCCGACATTGAACTCCTCACGCGCCCGATCCAGCTTCTCCCTTGAACCCGTGTAGATAGCCCCGGTAAGTCCATACTCCGTGTTATTCGCAATCGCCAGCGCATCGTCGAAGCTCTTCGACTTGATCACTGCCAGCACCGGCCCAAAGATCTCTTCGAGCGCAATCCGCGCCGTAGGAGCCACATCCGCAATCACCGTCGGCGCAATGTAGTAGCCACCCTCCGGCGTCTCAATCGCGTGGCCACCGTTCAACACGGTGCCTTCCTTCTTACCGATCTCGATGTAATCGAGCGTCTTCCGGTATGCCTTCTCGCTGATCACCGGCCCGGTGTAAACATTCTCCGCGGGGTCACCCGTCTTGATCTTCGCCACGCGCTCCTGCAACCGGTCGCAAAACACATCGTAGATGTCCGCTGCAACAATCGCCCGCGAACAAGCCGAACACTTCTGCCCATTGAAGCCAAAGGCACTCGCCACAACTCCATCCACGGCAGCATCCAGATCGCTGTCCGCCTCAACGATGATCGAGTCCTTCCCGCCCATCTCGAGGATCGTCCGCTTGATAAATACCTGCCCTGGCATTGTCTTCGCGGCACGCTCATGAATCTCCAGCCCCACTGCCTTCGACCCGGTAAATGCAATAAACCGAGTCTGCGGATGCGCGACAACCTCGCTCCCAAACTCAGGTCCTTCACCGGGACAGAGGTTCACAACACCGTCAGGCAGCCCCACTTCTTCGAGCAGTTCAAAAAACTTCGCTGCAATCGTAGGTGCATCGACAGACGGCTTCAAAATCACGGTATTGCCAGTCACAATCGACGCCGCCGTCATCCCCGCCATAATCGCAAAAGGGAAGTTCCACGGCGGAATTACCGCCCCCACGCCCAGCGGAATATAGCGCAACTGGTTCCGCTCACCGGGAAACTGAATCGGCGTCTTCGCCTCAGCCAACCGCAGCGCCTCGCGTCCGTAAAACTCCAGGAAGTCGATGGTCTCGCCCACATCGGCATCCGCCTCGCCCCAGTTCTTGCCCACCTCGAGCGTCAACCACGCGCAAAACTCAAAGCTGCGCTCGCGAATCAACGCCGCCGCACGAAACAGCAGCGCAGCGCGCTCTTCCACCGGCACTCTGCTCCAACTCAGAAACGCCGTCTGCGCGGCCTTCATCGCGCTTGGAACATGCGCAGCAGCTGCCCGCTGATGAACCCCAATCACCTGCGCCGGGCGTGCCGGGTTCTTCGAGACGATCTTGCCCTCGGTCTTGAACCGCGTGCCACCGATGACAATTTCGTACTCGCGACCGAGTTCGCTCTCAACCCGAGCCAGCGCCTCCTGCATCTTTCGCTTGTTTTCAGCCGTCGAAAAGTCAACAAACGGCTCGTTGGAAAATGGTGTCTTCGGCAAGGTTGCCGGGGCAGAGTGCGTGAGATTCATGGTAGCCATAACGCGTCGATTCTAGCGCGAGAGGTGGACTCTCGTCGCTCTTGAGATAGGTAATTCCTGATTCGGGTATTAGCGCTTGCTGTTGAGGTTTACTAATGTCTCCCAGGCCGCACGTTCGACACGGTTGTGTAGCAACTTTCCGTCTTCGCGAACGCTCCAGATCGCAGTCCCGGTCAAGCTGATTGGCTGTTGGTCTGGAGCGGTTCCCATCATGCCGTTGTTCTTGCCCGTGACACGCCACAGTGATGCCACGCGGCTCCCGTCTTCATTTTGGAAGGTCTCCAGGACCTCAAAGCCAAAGTCATTGATCTTCGATAGAAAGTCCCAGGCCCAGGCGATGAACTTGTCCCTTCCCTTTATCTCAACGCCTCCGGTGGTGATGATCGCATCCTCCACGACGAAATTTGCGATAGCGTCCGGGTTTCTAGACTTCCATACCGCTGACCAAAAGTCCTCAACGATCTTGACTGAATTCATTCTGTTTCCTTGCATGTGGCTTCTTGACCCAAGCTGACAGATCTCTCTTTCGCACTCTATTGGATGCTTCCGAACGTATGTTCGATGTGTGTAACGTCCCGCAGCTAAGCGCCCTCAGTAAGCTTCTCCGTCGACTTCGACATCTGCGCGGTCCGCTCCAGCTTGTCCCAGTTGAACGGTTTGCCGTCGATCGCGCGCTTCACCGTCTTGAACAACACAACCGAAAACAGCTGCCGATAGGTAAATCGCTGAATCCAGATGTGGAACAGCAGCCAACCGTCGCCTTTGCTCGCCGGGTGCTTCCTTTCCAAGGCAAACGCCAGCGCCGAAGCCGCAAAATCGATCACCAGAAACGCTGCAAAGAAAGCGAGAAGCTTGTAGAAGCTATCTGACGATGCCGTCTCCGGATGAAAGTGCTTGTCGATAATGTAGTGAAAGATCCCAAGCACGAACATCAGGTCGATCAACGGCGATACCAGCGGCAGAATGATCTGGAAGATCAAAATATTCGGCAATGCAAACAGCCCCATCGCGCGGTGTTTGCTGATCGCGCCCTTGTGCTTATAAATGGCTTGCAGAATCCCGAATGACCATCGGAACCTCTGCCGAATCAAACCATCCGCATTCACAGGTGCCTCGGTAAATGCAAGCGCCTGGTCCTCGTAGATCACGCAGTACCCCTGCTCCAGCAGGTTCATGGTCAGGTCGGCATCCTCGGCCACCGTATTCGAGTGGTATCCTCCCCCAGCCTTCACCGGCGCCGTCCGCCACGCGCCGATCGCCCCAGGAACTACCATGACAACATCGAACAAATCCAGCGCGCGCCGCTCGAAGTTCTGGCTCGTGATGTACTCGAGCGCCTGCCACCGAGTCCACAGGTTTACCCGGTTGCCGACCTTCGCATTACCCGCCACCGCGCCGATCTTCGGATTCGCAAAGTGCGGCACCAGTCGCGCAATCGCATCATGCGCAATCACCCCATCCGCATCGATGCCGACATACAGCTCTTCATCGATCCGCTCCAGCGCATAGTTCAGAGCATCCGCCTTGCCACCGTTCGGCTTGCTCATCACCGTCAGCCGGCCCGATGCAATGTCCGCCGGATACGCCTCGCGCGCCACATCAAACGTGTTGTCTTTCGAACCATCATCGATCACAATGATGCGAATGTTTTTGTACGTCGACATCATCACCGAGCGAATCGTCCGGACAATGACCTTCTCTTCGTTATACGCAGGGATCAGCACTGCAACCCTCGGCTGATACTCCGGCGTCGCAAAGTTCTTCCTCTTGCGGAATCGGTCGATGATCGCAAAGACGCCGATGATGATCAGCCGCGCACTCATCAAAACATCGCCAACGAAGAACACACCCACCACAAAATAGTGGAAGAAGCTATAGAAGAAGAACGTCAGCGAATCCGCGCGCGCCTGCCACCGTTGGTGCGGCGTCAACTCTGGCATCACCTCGGCGCGCGTCTTGCCCACCAGCTCCGACACCGGAACGATCTCATAACCCCGCGCCTTCAACGCTTCGATCAGCACTGGCAGCGCCGCAATGGTAGCCGAGCGGTCCCCACCACCATCGTGCAACAGAATCACCGAGCCGCGGTTCCACGGCTTCGTCTTCATATCCTCAATCTGTTGAAAGACGCTCTCGGTAATCTCCTGCGGAGACTTGCGCGGATGCTCATCCCAATCGTTGGTATCGATCTTGTTGCCGACGATCACATAACCCAGCCCCTGAATCCGTTCCACTGGGGCAGCCTGGTCGTTCGTATCCGGTTCCTGGTCGATCGAGTACGGCGGCCGAAAATAAAGCGGCTGGACTCCGAGCTTCGACGCAAATAGCCGCTCGGTCAGATTCAACTCCAGATCCACCTGCCGGTTCGAGATTTCGCTGATGTCCGGGTGCGACCAAGTGTGATTGCCGATCTCATGGCCTTCGCGAAAGACCCGCTGCATCACGCCGACGTAGTCCTCGGCGACTTCGCCGATCATGAAGAACGTACCCTTCACGTTGTATTTCTTCAGGATGTCCAGAATCTTCGGCGTCCACTCCGGATCAGGTCCATCGTCGAAGCTTAGCGCCACCTTCTTGTCGTTATAACCATACTGCTCGACCGTATACGAGAGCGGATACGAGGACATCGACTCCTGCGTTACCATCCGATACTCCATCGGCACCGAGTCGTCGTCGTCCAACGTCACCACGCGCTCGCCCGTTTGTGGCTTACGCGTGACCCGAAGAATGTCACCCTGACCCTCCGTATCGACGTCGTATCCAGGCTCAACCTGCGCCAACTCCTTCACCGGATCCGACTGCAGCGGATGATCCCAGATCTTCCACATCGAGTTGTCTTCCTGCCCAAGCCGCCACAACGCGTACGTCTGTATTCCTAGCGAACGAGCTGCACGCATCTGGTTCAAAATTGTTGCGGCATCCAGAAACCAAATCTGATGGCGAACACGAGCATCTTCGTCGTCGTAGGCGAAGTGAACATTCATCGAGTCGTCGTCGAGATCGATCTGTGATCCGGAGTCCTCCGCAGCCTGCCACGCATCCTGCGTCGAAAGATCGTGGGCGGCGATTACTTTTTCAGGATCCGCCTTCTTCGCAATCGATTTTTTCGCGCCCTTCCTAACCGCCCGCTCTTCTGGAGGCAACGCCGTAATCCAGTCGTAGCCATAATTGCCCAAGGCACAGATAATCTTTTCCTTCGGAACGATCTTCAACACGTTCTTCAGGTTGTCGATAAACCAATCCTGCGAGGCGATCGGTCCCGGCGCGCTGTCGGTCTCGTGCTCGTCGTAGTTCATTAACAGCAGACCATCGGAGTGGTCCGCCATGAACTTCAGATCCCAATCGTCATCCCCCACCGGCGTATTCACGTAGAGTCTAAGATTGCGAGGATGAAAGTCGTCATACAACGCCGCAATCAACGACCTGAACCCAGGCTGCGCGCTTGTTGGAATCTCTTCAAAGTCCAGCGACAGCCCGCGGTAGGTCGGATTTCCTGCCAGGAAGTTGTGAATCTGCTCCACGAAGGCGGCCCGCGCCGCATCGCTTGATAGAAATCCTGCAACCTCCGGCGCCCAAATCTGTCGCCTCGGATCGTAGTTGTTCACGAGCGGAAAGATATCCAGGTTCACGTGGTTGGCCGTGACCGTTCGCGCAACCTTCCCCTCGCGATCCACCTGGTGTACTCCGGCCTTATCCACCACGTCGTACGGACGATTATCCTGCGTGTAGGACACTACCTCACCGGTCGTGCCCACCACATGCAGCCACTCCGGAAACAGCAGGTCGACCTGCGCAATATGCTGTTTTAGCGAGGAGTAGCTCGCCGGATCGTCTTCCACGTAATAAGCCGCGCGCAGACCTTCGCCCGAGTTCAGGGGAACGTCTCCCGGCTTCACGTCCGTCTTACGGTGGGCAGATCGATGCAGCTTCTGTCCCGGCTTCAACTGCGGCGTCGTCTGGTTCGCAAGCGCCCGGTAGTTTCGTTTCTGCGTCCGCAGAAACAGCTCAGGCAACGGCTTCATCCGCATCAGACCAATGACAAAGACAGTCCCTAGCACTAGTCCCAGAAGGGCGAGCACGTCAAAAATTCTGCGCAGCCGCTTCCAGCGCTTGCGTTGTGGATCGTAGAAGACCTGTCTATTCATTGAGGAGTAATGGCGACTCTGCGCATGCGGTATCTCTCATCGTATGCAGGCGAAACCTCCGAGTCAACGCGACAAGCCGATATCTGCGCGCTCCAGCAGTATGATGCAAAAGACATGACCAAGGGAAAGCTGAGGACAGCTCTGTGGGTTGCACTCCCCCTCGCGGCAGGGCTCCTCCTGCGCCTCTGGTACGTGGCCCACGCTGGCCGCATCGAAGGCGACACCCTCATCTATGGAGGCATCGCCCGAAACTGGTTGAAATTCGATGTTTACGGCTTCAGTCTCGGCCCAAACGGCCCCCGCCCAACCCTGATTCGCCTCCCCGGCTACCCGATGTTTCTCGCGGTCTGCTTTCGTATCTTAGGCTTCGACCGCTACCACCCCATCATGTATCTGCAATCGGCAATCGACCTCTTCACCTGCATATTGCTCTCGGCACTCTCAGGCAGGCTCTTCGGACGACGAGCCGCACTGGCCGCGCTATGGCTCTCCGCCATATGTCCTTTCACCGCGATCTACGCCGCAGCGCCACTCACCGAGACCCCCACGCTGTTTACCATCGCCCTCACCTTCTATAGCCTCGAACGCTGGCGAAGCGCAGGCGCCTGCTACAACCGATGGCTCTGGACGATCACCGCCGCCATGGCCTACTCCGTTTTATTGCGACCCGAGCAAGGCCTCCTTCCCGCAGCCGTTGTTCCAGCGATGATTTGGATCGTCTGGCAACAACCGAGATACCTCGCACACCCTTTCCTACCCAAACT
Coding sequences within:
- a CDS encoding FAD-dependent oxidoreductase is translated as MPKPILLAIDDDTSVLEAVVQDLRRHYGQDYRIVRAASGGAALDICRQLQERKDIVALFLSDQRMPGMTGVDFLQQALCIYPNAKRVLLTAYADTEAAIRAINSAKIHYYLNKPWDPPEEKLYPVLDDLLESWKEGYRPPFEGIRVVGVRWSAMDHAVRDFLSRNRIPYQWMNPETNPDALALLKDKGIDDTKLPVILFGDGTALVQPTSTEMANKVGLRTQAQQEFYDVVVVGAGPAGLAAGVYGASEGLRTLVIEAAAPGGQAGSSSKIENYLGFPEGLSGAELAKRAYLQANRLGAEFLTQTVSCIRSENQYRVVTMADGQEVTCHVCLLATGVDYCKLDVPGADKLSGAGVYYGAALTEAMSCKEEIVYIVGGANSAGQAAMHFSRYADHVHMLVRGKSLESSMSKYLIDQIEATPNITVETGTEVIGMGGDSHLECLTLRTPRGEEARQASSLFIFIGAAPKTDWMPAELCRDSKGFILAGPDLKTQSPKSWKLERDPYLLETSVPGIFVAGDVRFNSVKRCASAVGEGSIAIQFVHQYLATL
- a CDS encoding response regulator transcription factor; this translates as MNRIILADNQAIFRAGAARTLSLEEDMRIVAQCEDVPKLFVAIDGLRGSVVLLSSSLRLELKDLFARTQAAGSRTVLVAENSELVPEEVAALFDGILHRNVGGSVLIDCIRRVARGQRFVQRANVTTMQSSDSVGTRVRDRLTPKEMQIVALIVQGCKNKDIAQQLGTKEQVIKNYLRSIYDKSGVSDRLELALFTIHHRVLAEAAAKAGHLIQMKSA
- the pruA gene encoding L-glutamate gamma-semialdehyde dehydrogenase is translated as MATMNLTHSAPATLPKTPFSNEPFVDFSTAENKRKMQEALARVESELGREYEIVIGGTRFKTEGKIVSKNPARPAQVIGVHQRAAAAHVPSAMKAAQTAFLSWSRVPVEERAALLFRAAALIRERSFEFCAWLTLEVGKNWGEADADVGETIDFLEFYGREALRLAEAKTPIQFPGERNQLRYIPLGVGAVIPPWNFPFAIMAGMTAASIVTGNTVILKPSVDAPTIAAKFFELLEEVGLPDGVVNLCPGEGPEFGSEVVAHPQTRFIAFTGSKAVGLEIHERAAKTMPGQVFIKRTILEMGGKDSIIVEADSDLDAAVDGVVASAFGFNGQKCSACSRAIVAADIYDVFCDRLQERVAKIKTGDPAENVYTGPVISEKAYRKTLDYIEIGKKEGTVLNGGHAIETPEGGYYIAPTVIADVAPTARIALEEIFGPVLAVIKSKSFDDALAIANNTEYGLTGAIYTGSREKLDRAREEFNVGNLYFNRKCTGAMVGAHPFGGFNMSGTDSKAGGPDYLLLFTQAKSIAEKIGHASPAAEKQSEQMGM
- a CDS encoding ester cyclase; translated protein: MNSVKIVEDFWSAVWKSRNPDAIANFVVEDAIITTGGVEIKGRDKFIAWAWDFLSKINDFGFEVLETFQNEDGSRVASLWRVTGKNNGMMGTAPDQQPISLTGTAIWSVREDGKLLHNRVERAAWETLVNLNSKR
- a CDS encoding polysaccharide deacetylase family protein — translated: MNRQVFYDPQRKRWKRLRRIFDVLALLGLVLGTVFVIGLMRMKPLPELFLRTQKRNYRALANQTTPQLKPGQKLHRSAHRKTDVKPGDVPLNSGEGLRAAYYVEDDPASYSSLKQHIAQVDLLFPEWLHVVGTTGEVVSYTQDNRPYDVVDKAGVHQVDREGKVARTVTANHVNLDIFPLVNNYDPRRQIWAPEVAGFLSSDAARAAFVEQIHNFLAGNPTYRGLSLDFEEIPTSAQPGFRSLIAALYDDFHPRNLRLYVNTPVGDDDWDLKFMADHSDGLLLMNYDEHETDSAPGPIASQDWFIDNLKNVLKIVPKEKIICALGNYGYDWITALPPEERAVRKGAKKSIAKKADPEKVIAAHDLSTQDAWQAAEDSGSQIDLDDDSMNVHFAYDDEDARVRHQIWFLDAATILNQMRAARSLGIQTYALWRLGQEDNSMWKIWDHPLQSDPVKELAQVEPGYDVDTEGQGDILRVTRKPQTGERVVTLDDDDSVPMEYRMVTQESMSSYPLSYTVEQYGYNDKKVALSFDDGPDPEWTPKILDILKKYNVKGTFFMIGEVAEDYVGVMQRVFREGHEIGNHTWSHPDISEISNRQVDLELNLTERLFASKLGVQPLYFRPPYSIDQEPDTNDQAAPVERIQGLGYVIVGNKIDTNDWDEHPRKSPQEITESVFQQIEDMKTKPWNRGSVILLHDGGGDRSATIAALPVLIEALKARGYEIVPVSELVGKTRAEVMPELTPHQRWQARADSLTFFFYSFFHYFVVGVFFVGDVLMSARLIIIGVFAIIDRFRKRKNFATPEYQPRVAVLIPAYNEEKVIVRTIRSVMMSTYKNIRIIVIDDGSKDNTFDVAREAYPADIASGRLTVMSKPNGGKADALNYALERIDEELYVGIDADGVIAHDAIARLVPHFANPKIGAVAGNAKVGNRVNLWTRWQALEYITSQNFERRALDLFDVVMVVPGAIGAWRTAPVKAGGGYHSNTVAEDADLTMNLLEQGYCVIYEDQALAFTEAPVNADGLIRQRFRWSFGILQAIYKHKGAISKHRAMGLFALPNILIFQIILPLVSPLIDLMFVLGIFHYIIDKHFHPETASSDSFYKLLAFFAAFLVIDFAASALAFALERKHPASKGDGWLLFHIWIQRFTYRQLFSVVLFKTVKRAIDGKPFNWDKLERTAQMSKSTEKLTEGA